In a genomic window of Streptomyces sp. BHT-5-2:
- a CDS encoding SAM-dependent methyltransferase has product MTATNGRAELIVVGTGYRAVGDLTLEAKACLEQADTVLCLAGDPMVIGYLERLNPTVRTLAGCYAKGKHRSESYEEMVQEILSEVRRERLVCCAFYGHPGVFAYPGHEAVRRARLEGIPARMLAGSSAEDWLFADLGLDPGTCGCQSFEASDFLLHRRLFDPTSLLVLWQVGVIGMTDRNPDFDARVGAALLAERLAEAYGVDHEVTVYEASPYPVTSPRISPVPLAKLADTQLTNKSTLVVPPLPSRPPDREVVARLYTPE; this is encoded by the coding sequence GTGACTGCGACCAACGGAAGGGCGGAGCTCATCGTCGTTGGGACCGGTTACCGGGCCGTCGGCGATCTGACGCTGGAGGCGAAGGCCTGTCTCGAACAGGCCGACACGGTGCTGTGCCTGGCCGGCGACCCCATGGTCATCGGCTACCTGGAACGGCTGAACCCAACGGTGCGCACGCTGGCGGGCTGCTACGCCAAGGGCAAGCACCGGTCGGAGTCGTACGAGGAGATGGTGCAGGAGATCCTGTCCGAGGTCCGCCGGGAGCGGCTGGTGTGCTGCGCTTTCTACGGGCACCCGGGAGTGTTCGCCTACCCGGGGCACGAGGCGGTGCGCAGGGCACGGCTGGAAGGGATCCCCGCGCGGATGCTCGCCGGCTCCTCGGCGGAGGACTGGCTCTTCGCCGACCTCGGGCTGGATCCGGGGACGTGCGGTTGCCAGAGTTTCGAGGCGAGCGACTTCCTACTGCACCGGCGTCTCTTCGACCCCACCAGCCTGCTGGTGCTCTGGCAGGTCGGTGTGATCGGCATGACCGACCGCAACCCGGATTTCGACGCGCGCGTCGGTGCGGCGCTGCTGGCCGAGCGGTTGGCGGAGGCGTACGGCGTTGACCACGAGGTGACGGTGTACGAGGCGTCCCCGTACCCGGTGACATCGCCGCGGATCAGTCCGGTGCCGCTTGCCAAGCTGGCGGATACGCAACTGACCAACAAGTCCACGCTCGTGGTGCCACCGTTGCCCTCCCGTCCCCCTGATCGCGAGGTGGTGGCCCGTCTGTACACGCCGGAGTGA
- a CDS encoding MgtC/SapB family protein, translated as MAIVNEWQMVDNIAAGLGFGAAIGLERQWRARMAGLRTNALVAAGSALFVLLSNYGFAQATSTVGYDGSRVAAQIVSGIGFLGAGVIIRDGLSVRGLNTAATLWCSAAVGALSGTGLYVLAGLGTAAVVGANLLLRPLGRRLDREPRGGAEVATDYYFEAVCTEPEEAHIRALLVQALARPGFRLRSVFSRDAEEGKVTVAAELTTERRDDSLLETAVSRMSLEPAVSAVSWTVIGYPDENGDDYPADEASHHRFRNLFTGRRRGGPPRR; from the coding sequence ATGGCCATCGTCAACGAATGGCAGATGGTGGACAACATCGCCGCGGGGCTCGGCTTCGGAGCCGCCATCGGCCTGGAGCGGCAGTGGCGGGCCCGGATGGCCGGGCTGCGGACGAACGCGCTGGTGGCCGCCGGGTCCGCGCTCTTCGTCCTGTTGTCCAACTACGGCTTCGCGCAGGCCACCAGTACCGTCGGATACGACGGCTCGCGCGTCGCGGCCCAGATCGTCTCCGGCATCGGCTTCCTGGGAGCCGGTGTCATCATCCGGGACGGGCTGAGTGTGCGCGGGCTCAACACCGCCGCCACACTGTGGTGTTCGGCTGCGGTGGGCGCCCTGTCCGGTACCGGGCTGTACGTACTGGCGGGGCTCGGCACGGCCGCCGTCGTGGGCGCCAACCTGCTGCTGCGGCCACTGGGCCGACGCCTGGACCGGGAGCCGCGCGGCGGCGCCGAGGTCGCCACCGACTACTACTTCGAGGCGGTGTGCACCGAACCGGAAGAGGCACACATCAGAGCCCTGCTCGTCCAGGCCCTCGCCCGACCCGGCTTCCGGCTGCGCTCGGTGTTCAGCCGCGACGCCGAGGAGGGCAAGGTCACCGTCGCCGCGGAACTCACCACCGAACGCCGCGACGACTCCCTTCTCGAAACGGCCGTCAGCCGCATGTCGTTGGAACCCGCGGTCTCCGCCGTGAGCTGGACGGTGATCGGCTACCCGGACGAGAACGGCGACGACTACCCAGCGGACGAGGCATCCCACCACCGGTTCCGGAACCTCTTCACCGGACGGAGGCGCGGAGGTCCACCACGGCGGTAG